Genomic segment of Populus nigra chromosome 6, ddPopNigr1.1, whole genome shotgun sequence:
TGGCTtatctcttttgatttttcagaGCCTATTTTTTTCAGCTCCTCGATAATATTGTAAAAATCAAGATCACTTAATTACTTTGACCCCCCGTAATTAATTAGTTTCCCTAGCAATGATCAAATAAAGAAACTAATTCAGAAGCCCCATGTACAAAAAATCTTCCAGATGCAGATTACTCATTGATAGGTTGCATTTTGCAGATATAATTCTTTTCAACCCAAATTAATTGACTTGCTTTCAAGAGTACAAGTTAGTTGAGATTTAGAGAATGGAAATGATGTCATCACTTGTCAGTGAGTGAAAACAAGAGAGGATCGAAGGTGAAAGTTGTATATGATGCAGATTGCAGTAATGATTTGTCGTGGAACACTAAAAGAACTTGAAAGAGAGGCTAGGCTTAATATGGCTAGCTAAGGTTTTTGACTTTTTGGTGCAATATATACATTCCTTATAAACTTGTAAAAACGGGttgaaaatcatgattttacataatttaatatgattttaataatattttatcacttttcaagtttttaagtCGATTCAGCACGATATACATGTGTTGACtcataaaatcatatgattttataaGTCAACTcacaattttaataataatggtCTGATCCATGGTTATAGGACTCAATGcattaattgatttgaaaaaaaaaactcgtgtTGCTTAGTCATCGAGTAAAGTTAGATcgattgttttattaaaatgatattgtttccCTTCTTTACATTAATATTGTTCATATTTAAATCATAtacataattgaataaaatgaattttattacaTCAATATCTTATTcgattcaattaaaaacttgtttttagcCATATTCTAGatcataaaatttcaaatcaattagtTTGTTTTTCTCATTAATACTAAACTGATTAGGATTTTAATTGGATTTgattaagttaattatattaCTAAAAACATAATCAGGTCAAATGAGTTTTGTTATATCAATATCTCTTCCAATTCAATTACAAACTCATTTTGAGTGAGATTCTAAATcctaaatttttcaaatgaATTAGATAAGCTAGATCAGGTATAACAATTATGTTCTCATATTTAACACCCAAGACATTGATACatactatataatatataaattattgatccttaaaattaatggactaattatatatacacacaatgataaataataacaataaaattttaaaagcttatacataatatttttttaattaaaaacatatatttttagatttttttaattttaatataatatattaaaattatttaaaaacaattaaaaaacatgaatttaatatttttaaaataaaatacagtttgaaactttaaaaataatgctCAACCAAAAAGACACTCCGTGAGTCGTTAGATCGGGATCTTAACCGCTTACGTGTATTTCTAAAAGCTCTCCTCTTGACTGTCTCTCGCCTCCTAATATTTATCACCTGCACCTTACTTTTCCAGGGCGTGtacagttttttttccttctttgggTAATTGGGATTTTAAGTCTCGCAGCCTACTTGTCCACATTTTAGCATTACGTTTTAAACGGGGCTgggtaagttttaattttttttttatgtttccaaatgtttttatatgcgaatattaaaattaatttttaaaaaatataaaaaatataatttaatataatttttttaaaaaaaaaatcaacccttCCCCGCTTCAAAACAATTCAGTAGATAACGTGGACTTCCAACCCGGTTGCTGAAAATACACGTGGAACCGACTTTCACCGTCCAAGGTACACAATTCCTGTCGTGATGTTCATGATAGATGTTTTGATATCCACTCCTTGCcaaaaagttaataaaattcACTAATAAGAAAGTAGAATTATGCTTCGAGgcaaaaaatttgaaacaatGATAACCAAAGAagtagagataaaaataaaataaaaataaaaacctagaaACCAAAGATTTCAAGCTTTCGTTTTCCTTCAAGAACTTCCCCGATGCATGACAACCTTATACTTCGAATAATGTATACTGATCTGAATTACAACCGTCTCCTAGGAATGTCATCAGAACgaaataggaaaagaaatacGTATCAGTGCTTATATTAGTCCTACCATTGAATGGAGATATAAGCAGTTCCTGATATACAAAAGAGGGATCAGTCAGTGCCCGACATTTCCGTCTTGACGGATATGAAATGGAAACAAAATAACtcataatccaaaaataaaccAGACATGGATCGAATGACTGTTAGTTCACAGTGGCAAAAGAAAACGGGGGTGGGGAGAAAACCCGGTCCTGAAATATAGAGGCTGGAAATTTTGTGAAGCCCAAAACCCCATTTCAGCAACTTAGGGAGTCCTCGACATACATTGCAGCTTACATCAGAAAAATGTCTGCCTGTTTCTAGCACCAAGAGCTTCTAAGTTCCTGGGAAAAAGAAATCATGAGAAAAATTAGATCCTAATGTTCGTCCCAGAAGGTTCAAACACTAAAATTGATATGGAACCAGAGATGCAATGATGCAGCATTCAGAAAAATGACATTCTTGCATGGCAAGTTCCTTAATATATAATGTCGATTGATTAAGGTTGTTTGGCTACATAATGCTCCATCACTATCAAAATGCTAAAATTCAACACGAGACCAAAGGATAAAGGAGACTTGTGAAGCAAACAAGAAGATGACTAGCTATAGGAACATCGCACCACATCCTACTTTAGCAGTCTAGTCAAGTTAGCTTTCGAGTTGATTTTAATTGGCAGTGGAAACAAGGTTTTTAATGTCAATAAGAAAACTCTCTAGAATATCGAAATTTTACAACATGCAAAGTGATACTTGCAATCTCATTAGCtcataaacaaatatatacTGTACAGAGGACACTAGAAAAATCATAGGCATATAACTTAGCAAGCGTCAAACTAGACTTTCTACACCCAGTTCCTCGAGGAAGTCAAAGATACTGGCAATAGCGTTAgaaaagggaggaaaaaaaaaagaaaaaaaatactattttattgaGCACGACATGGAAACAACCTCAAATGGAAGTTTACAAAATTGGAAAATTTCTAAACATTGCTCTTATCCAGAACATTTGAACAACAACGTGTATCATGGAATAGAGGAATAGAAAAGAATAGGTTAGATTGATGACTTGATACTTCATTCCATTACCACGATCTTCCTACATTGTAATTTTTACTTAGTAAGAAGTGACTCATGACTTGTCCCTCAACCTCGCACCGCCAGTTTAGCATATAACATGGCCCAAATGCTTTCCTTAttacacaaaaacaaatcacagAAGTTAAGGGGGCATTTGATGCTTACGGTTTTTTTGCATGTGCCACTTCTCTATGCTTCCATACCAATTCCATTGGAAACACAGAGCTGCAATACGTAATATACCAGCAGCAACCACCTCAACAAATGCCATCAAGTATGATCTCTGAGGAGATAAACCGGCAGTTGCTATGGCCAATAAGATTCCCTCGGAGTTGCACGGGATTATAAAACTACCAGATTTAATGCCATCTAAAGCTTTCTTTGCAACTTCATCGGCTTTCATTGCACCAGAGGATGCCGCTATGATACTTGTGAGTTgtggttttcttttgttttctgcaATGAAAATTCATCCTTTAGTTCCAAGCAGCAATCGAGTTACAACAAAATGGATCCCTCCAAACTTTGATGTAGATGCAaatttaacaagcaaagcatATAACAAAGTCTACACATTCATATGTACAGAGTCTATCACAACTACATAACACAGTATTACAGTAAATTTAATGAACTTGGGAGTTAAAATCCACAATTTACCTGAATAACACAATAACTTTTCCTGACCAACTATTAAATACATATCAAAGATATATCTTCCTATATGCTCTTCATCGTGACTTTCACTTTAATAACAGCGATCTAATATATCATCATGAAGTATCGCAATCACTCGCACCTCGAGTTTAAACATATCAATCATCATGAAAAGGCCATCGTTATATAAAAACCGACACGGTCCCTTGTGCAGGGCTTGTAGGACAGGAGCCTAAACTGAGTTTGCACATCAATCAGATGCCAAATCTTAGAATCCAAAATAAACTCAACCAAATTAGCCCACGCTAGGGAATGCTAATATGTCATAACATACCATGACCTTGTCCCACACAAATTCCATACCTTCAGTCAGACCAGGAGTTTCGGTATCCGGAGGGAATACTAGAGAGACATGGATATTGTCCCCAATAACCTCCTGTTGCAATGCTTCTGCTAAACCCCGGAGACCAAATTTACTAGCCGAGTACGCTGTGTATCCATAAATACCCacctaaacaaaaacaatccCACATGAACGATCAATAACATAGACTCCTACTACCTTCATTGAACCACTAAATGAACATGCACGCAcgcaaaagaacaaaacaatataaattgatCAGTACCTGGCCAGCCTGGGAAGACATGAGAGCAATAGAACCAGGTCCCCGATCCTTCCTGCTTCTCTTCATTCCAGGTAAGGCGGCTTTAATCATATTGAAACTCCCCATCAAATTAACATCTATAATGAACCTGACCTCTTCCAATTTCTGCTCCTCCAATTCCTGAGCCACAAAAACCCCTTGATTCACAACCAAGACATCTATGGGGCCAGCATCATCAACGGCTCTCTGTACTGCTTCAAAATCTCTCACATCAGCAGCAAAAATTGCCACGTCGATGCCGGTGGACTGTCTGATTGCGTTCTTAGCTTCTTCTAGCTTATCTATGGACCTGGATAAAATTGAGACACGGGCTCCCTCTGATGCGGCCCGGTGTGCCAGGGCTAGACCGATGCCGCTGGATCCGCCGGTGATGAAGATATGGCGTTTCTTTATTGGGATTTGGATGGGTCGGGGCCTGGTGATTAGGAATAGAAGAAAGAGGAGGATGAGAGGGAGGAGGACGAGGGAGATGTAGAAGAGGTTTGAGTCCGCCATTGATGAAGCTCGAGCTCGTTCGAGCAGAGAAAAACGAAAAGGATTAGTTACTAATTAGGTTATTTCAATCAAGCGGGTTTTTTAGCACGCTAAAGGAGTGTTTGGTTGATTTTGGTACAGTGTAGTggttgaggttttttttaaaaatattttttatttaaaaaatattttttttatttttaaaaattatttttgatattaatatattaaattaatttaaaactataagaaaatattaatttaaaataaaaaaaatttaattttttaaaaatatttttaaaacacaaaaaaaaaattaaaaaaaaatcacacaatgTTTAGATTATTTCAGATGGGTTTTGTTATTAGGTTAAGATTTATAATTTGGTTTGGATTAAATGTTTATCTGAATTTTATCTGGCTCCACAGCTGGATGTTTGTTTTTCACCCGTTTTTATATTTGTGGTAAAATAAATAGAGTAAGGTGtttaataataaagtaaattgtattttgtatGGTGACATCTATTAGAACACTGAGTTtattaaaacacaatttttataAAGCAGTTATGAGCCATTGAACCACGTGTCAGTCATTAAATTGATTAGCCTACCCTCTCGCTTCTTTTTCTTATAGCCTAAGTCCACGCGCGTTGTTTTAATACTCTCCGATATGCGATATTAGAAACTCAAATCACAACACATGTATTAGTGAGTTGTCTCTCCGCATCAGGATTTGAAAGCGCTGGTTCTCAAATCAAAACCAAGGAGGTGTGTGCTTTATCTATCACTAAATCCTTTCTCTTAGATATTGATTACTGGCTTGTTTGGGGTAtgattatgattaatttttaaaatattttttatttaaaaatatattaaaataatattttttatttttaaaaaattatttttaatttcagtacatcaaaataatttaaaaatataaaaaataattatttaaaataaataataaaataattttttaaaaatttttattaaaaacatttttggaacgcaaaaataaaatataaataaaactttttagaATAATTGAATACCAAatcaataagaataaaaaaagcatgTATAAAGCACCAagatcatttaggtaatgtttgggaacgtggttcaacccgtgtttttaaaaaatttgaaattttattttgttaaaatttaatatgatctgtatgttttgaatcgttttgatgtgctgatattaaaaataattttttaaaaataaaaaaacatcaataacatatattttgatacgaaaagttatttaaaaaatatccacaGCCACGTTACCAATCATTGTCTTAATTAAACATAGAGAGAGGACTGTCCTTTTAGACTAACCTTTTCGCATACTTTACTTTACTTTGATTTGTTTGATGTTGGTGTTTAAACGATGAAGCCGAATGATTAGGGttttcaaaaatcttatttagGTTGAAGGTTATGAAAATCCGACAGTTATTAAGTGATCACTTGATAATAAAGAAAGTGATCTAGCACGGCGATGTTGGGATGCTTATGGAACTAATGAAATTGCTCCacgtaattcttttttatttttcgagGTTAACCTGTACCTGGTCATCTGACCCAGTCAACTCCAAGGCTAGATGTAACAACTAACAACTATATTTCAAAGTTTAAGGTTATTTGGGTTATAACAGATCAATTGAGAGAATCTTAAATTTGGCGTGGCTCTAGCAGCCAACCATAGATGAGACTATTTGATCTTATGcttttaaaaacatcatttgattaattataaaatttttgttttttacacagggcttcacatataattaaatatcaaactttattttttattaaaaaaataacatgctttttatttattaacattttttatttatttttttaaaaatattgtgtaTAATGTCAAGattagtttaataaaataattgatttttaactcTTGATCTGTCACCTTATCACTAGCCCTCGCGTGTTCCCCTGTGTAACttttttggattaattaaaaaccGGTAGTTTTGCTTTGACTAGCAGTACAAAAGAGTTAGAGAATATaaaccgtgtttttaaaaaaataataattttttttttgttaaaatttaatatgatttgtattttttggatcgttttaatatattaatattaaaaataatttttaaaaaataaaaaaatatcatatatatttcaacataaaaatttattgaaaaaataaccattacctCACCACACCACATAAACTATGaagtaaaatgtttttagtGTTATATCATTACAAGTAAAATATTAGTGGGAGTGATGGTTGTGGAGGAAGACGTGGTAAGATGATTGGCGATGACATGGCGGTAATGGTAAGATGACAGTAATAGCAGCATTGACATGGCAATGATAATAAAAGAGTTGATGATGAAATGATAGCGAGGTGCTATTAGTGgaatggtgatggtgatgattaaaataacttgaagatattgtaaaaaaattattatttataaaatttattatataaaaaaagattttttggcTAGTGAATTAAGTtacatgattaattaaaaaaatattttatattatttattttttaaaaaaaatattttataaaaaacaaacccatgaaaaaaattttcataaaatattttcaagaagcaaatacaaaaaaatctataaagtattttcatgtaaaatatattacatgaaacaactgaaaaggatttgaaaaaatcagataaataaaaattctatgcgataattaaaaattttcaaataaaaaaaatcattagaaaatTCAAGAAGTATCGATGCTAAATAtctatatgaattatttattttttctactattCTCCTCGCACATCTCGAgttgttattgatatttttcattgtacagaaattcatcaaaattttcaatgGTTTCTTATGGACACGTGGATCTTAATTTCTTGACTATATAAATTATCGACATGATTCTGAGATAATGTTATCGAGTTTAAAATACACCaattaacatatatatgaaCTGCACTTTTTTACtttgtaaaatccaaaaaataaagtttattcaCAAACTTTCAAACTTTGTCAGTGTTCTTTAGCAACCACTCGTAAATAAAACCTTGCtaaataatatgtataattaCATGGGATGACTACTCTTCTCCTTCAGGCTCCGTAGCTTCGCCAGGATATGTGTGTTTGTTATTGTAATTCAAcacactttttaaattattattttttaaaaaatattaaattaatatattttaattattttttttataattttagttaaaaaaaacaatacactcATTgcgtattgtatttttttaaatattaaaactatataaaaaaacaatacactgCAATACTAAGTATTGTATTCGCATGCTCATCTGTTCTCTTGAAAGAGCATCAATTTAGGTgtaaacaatatattaaataatttaaaatatttttatatttttaatattaacacatcaaaattataaaaaaatattaattaaatattattttaaattaaaattatttttaaaaaatatctaaacacagataaaaaaattgtattaaacatttttttagataatgttTGTTTGTGCGGCtgcatcttatttttaaaatttttaaaaatttttaagcTTTAAGTTactttttgatatatttttatcgtTCTAATATaccgatattaaaaataaaaaacagtattataatataaaatttatttttaaaaataatatatactacagttctaaattttaaattttaaatatgataCTAGTACCAGAGATttggagtgtttgtttttacattttattttatttgttttaaatcaggtttattttttttattttaaattaatatttttaaataattttaaatcttttaatatgCTCATAACTAACCAGCTCGAATTAAGGAAAAGGGAAGCCCAGCCCATGGACGAAACACATCTCAGTAAATCCATTTGGGCGGCCAAGAGGTCAAAAGACGACGACAACGGCATAGACCCAGATTTCATCAAACTAATCTCATAATCTCGAATCACAAATGCCCATCGGACGGGTAAGTTCGAATCAGGTGTCATCTATCACGTGCATTAACACGCTAACATCTGTCTCCTTACCCACACCTTAAAAAAATCGTTCTTGTTTTGCCAACGAAAATGGAAAACCCAAACAGCCTGAAAGAGAGACTCATTTTCAAGCACCAGAGTCCAGACATCACGCATTaccatacaaaaaaataattcgatGCAGTGTAAACAAACTCACGACACGTGTCCATCACCTTCTTCCCCTCTCTCTGCCTTAGTTTTAATGCTTCATCCACTCAAATCCGCTGGTTACTGAGTCGACTTGGACTGGTTAATCGGCGAGTTACTGTTTTCAAAGTGGagagaagataaagaaaaaagaggcgTTAACACTGGCGGAATGAGAGGGACGTTATTGGCTAACCGTCGCGGGGTGCAGAGATTCCGGCAACTCGCGATCACAGCCGTTAAATCGTCGAAGATCAAGCTCCTTCTCCTCTGTTGCATCGCGTTTACGGTACTCGTGGTCGGTACCCGCGCGTCCGATTTTATGGGAGGGACTAATTACAGCGATTCTGTTGATCAGTTTCCTCTTCCAGAGTGCGTATAACTAATTACTAGAAGTGGTGATAATTATATACCAATCCTTtccatttttaaaaagttagatgggatttttatcttttattatcaCTAACCATGAATCGTTATTGAAGATTTATTCAGATTTGGTTAAGAAATGACTTTAGTAATTCTTACTTCTTGCCAATGAAAGTGAACTAGGAAAACTAATTTGTCTAGCAAGGAAGTTTCTTGATTTGACTTAAATGTGGGTAGTATCAGTAATAAAGCTTTTAGTTTTTACTTATATACATGTGCGTGTATGCTGAACTGGGAAAGTTCATTCTTTTTCGGTGTATAAGGTCAAGaatttaaataatgaaaatttatatatttgctttCAAACCAGATTAGAGTGGATAACGAGAAATGACAATTTGTAAATGAGAAATTTGACCTGTTTTCATTCCAAAGATGAACAGCAGAGTTGTGAAAGGGGCATTCCTTGATGTCTGTATCTTTAGGATGCATAGTTTTTGAAAAGTAAGTAGGAATAGTATGTAATGGAACTGAATCCGTCATGTAAAAATCAACTTTAGGGGTTCAA
This window contains:
- the LOC133697709 gene encoding 3-dehydrosphinganine reductase TSC10A-like, producing MADSNLFYISLVLLPLILLFLLFLITRPRPIQIPIKKRHIFITGGSSGIGLALAHRAASEGARVSILSRSIDKLEEAKNAIRQSTGIDVAIFAADVRDFEAVQRAVDDAGPIDVLVVNQGVFVAQELEEQKLEEVRFIIDVNLMGSFNMIKAALPGMKRSRKDRGPGSIALMSSQAGQVGIYGYTAYSASKFGLRGLAEALQQEVIGDNIHVSLVFPPDTETPGLTEENKRKPQLTSIIAASSGAMKADEVAKKALDGIKSGSFIIPCNSEGILLAIATAGLSPQRSYLMAFVEVVAAGILRIAALCFQWNWYGSIEKWHMQKNRT